A genomic segment from Aegilops tauschii subsp. strangulata cultivar AL8/78 chromosome 1, Aet v6.0, whole genome shotgun sequence encodes:
- the LOC109773447 gene encoding uncharacterized protein, translating to MVSWSDSESTDGSGAQYISSDDSPLKIPAIIDEPSFEGLADDLNVICEHGNPGRKYVAFEGISTGRRFIACATEGVGNCGLVQWVDEHWPEDLQNAIHKLWLMYEHSQHENKMACLEHSSTDSRPEVNQKNDAENISVSVESSMTKDAEIKKLKAVVDQLKQIHVAQATVIRNLKFNHLKEKEKLTSDKRTLKICYADLKKEKDDLKKEKDKLDCCIAELMKVKEKLTMEKSTLASCIVELKTAGDSNKRKLHQIKAICDED from the exons ATGGTGTCCTGGAGCGACAGTGAGAGCACTGACGGCTCCGGCGCGCAGTACATCTCCTCCGACGACTCCCCTCTCAAG ATCCCAGCTATAATTGATGAGCCGTCGTTCGAGGGTCTTGCTGACGACTTGAATGTGATTTGTGAGCATGGGAATCCAGGGAGGAAGTATGTTGCATTTGAGGGGATAAGCACTGGTAGGAGGTTCATTGCCTGTGCCACTGAA GGTGTTGGAAATTGTGGATTAGTGCAGTGGGTAGATGAGCATTGGCCAGAGGATCTGCAGAATGCTATTCATAAGCTGTGGCTTATGTATGAGCATAGCCAGCATGAAAACAAGATGGCATGCCTGGAGCATTCAAGCACT GATAGCCGGCCTGAGGTAAACCAGAAGAATGATGCTGAGAACATTTCAGTTAGTGTGGAAAGCAGCATGACAAAGGATGCTGAGATCAAAAAATTAAAGGCTGTTGTTGACCAGTTAAAGCAAATTCATGTAGCTCAAGCCACTGTCATTAGGAATTTGAAGTTCAACCATCTTAAAGAGAAGGAAAAGTTGACCTCTGATAAGAGGACTTTGAAGATTTGCTATGCTGACCTGAAGAAAGAGAAGGATGACCTGAAGAAAGAGAAGGATAAGCTGGATTGTTGCATTGCTGAGCTGATGAAAGTGAAGGAGAAGTTGACCATGGAGAAGAGTACTCTTGCTTCCTGCATTGTTGAGCTCAAGACAGCAGGTGATAGCAACAAGAGGAAGCTTCACCAGATTAAGGCTATTTGTGATGAGGACTAA